The sequence below is a genomic window from Flavobacterium lipolyticum.
AATCATTTCATCTAACAGATCAGAAAAAGTTATAAAATTATTGTCACTTACGGTCCCATTGCGTTTTCTTAACTTTAATGTTTTCAATTCATTCAGGGTTTTATCATAAATATAATCTGTATCTGGTCCGGAATAGTTTGTAAGACGGGGCAAGTAATAGTCGTGACTTACAACTATTAAATTATCTTTCGTCCGTGTAATATCCGATTCTATAACTTTTGTGTACTTCAAGGCGGCTTTTATTGCTTCAGGAGTATTTTCAGGAGGGCCATTACCTAAGTCGTATCCCCAATACCCTCTGTGTGCAGCAAATACTAAATTAGATCCGTGCTCTAAATTTGGAGATTTAATTTTGCTCCAAATAGTACAAATAGGATCACCGGAATTATCTAAATTATAGCAAAAGTGATTTGAATCAAATTGTAGATTTCCTCCTGCCGAACCAATAACACCTATTCCCGGTACTTTGATCCTGGAGAAGGTTGCATTTGTGGTAAATACAAAAATATTTACTTTAATATTAGTCGATAAAAAATTATAAATGGATGTTTTTTGAGATTTATCATAACGAGATTTATCAATTGCCCATAAAGCCCTTTTGATATCGGCAGTCTCCCAGGTATCAGGGTAATTGGACAGCCAGGCGGCATCACTGGAAGTCATTGAATTCTTTGTTTGCGTAAATGAAGTCCCTGCAAAATTATTTGTGGTAGCAGTAGTAGACAGTTTATAAATTAAAGTACCTTTTTTAAAAGGCCTGCTTTCATCATACGTCCAAACTTCTATTTGAATGTTACCGTTACCCAATACCTCTCCAATTATTCCTCCCGATAAATCCGCATCCGGACTAAAAATATTTAGTAAACTTATTTCGGCTGTAGTGTTTAAAGCTACTTTTTCCTGTCCTAATACCGTAGTAATAGATAGAAAAAACAATAATTGACTCAAAAAAAACAAGCCTTTCTGGTTGATTTTTTTGAAGTAAAGATTTATACTCTTCATTGTTTCAGGTTTTTTAATGACGCTTGATCTCTAGATTTCGGATAGAATTTTTCAATCCCTGATAGTCCTCTTTAATCTTATCCAATTCCTTTTGTTGGTTTATTGTATAAAGCATAAGTTCTTCTATTTTCTCCAAAAGCCTTACATTCATCTCATGCAAATTATAGCCATTTTCAGATATTGACTTTTGAGAAGGTATGTTAGGCAAATGTTTATTTACTGAAATAAATTCATCGATTTCTTTTAGTGTTTTTAATTTGTAAGTATCGTTAAAAACATAATCTGCCCATGTTGCTTTAGGACCAATTCCGTAATCTTCAGTCAATATGCCCTTATGAACAAATAAATCATAAGAACTTCTCTTTGAAGTATTAATTTCGCTTGGCTGTACACCACCAATATATACATTGTCACTAGTGTCCAAATACATGTTTGAACCTGTTCCATTTGTTCCAATAAATAGACCATGATTTGAACCGGTACCAATCCATCCGTCAGTCTTAGTCTTATTGTTAGCTAATTTAACCTGAATGCCATTATAATCACTAGCTATTGTACCATTTGCATGAACTTTGAATTGAGGAGAATCAATGCCTATTCCAATATTTTCGCCGGGAAAAAGAACAGTATCGTTACTATCACCAATGTATACCTTGTTTCCTAAATCTGATGAAATATTCAAACCATTTTCGTCTCCATAACTAATAAGTTGTGTTTTGTAATCATCCACCAGCACCTTAAAATTGTCATGTTGACCATTTGGGTTAGTACTGGCAACCGTTAAGTTTCCCTGAGAGTAAATATCTCCTTTTACCCATAAATTGGCCTTATTATAAGCGCTCCAGGTTAATGACATTCCCATATACTCGGTAGATTGATCATTATCATGCCACCATCTAAAACCTTCTACACCTTTTAGACCACTACTAGGGCCATTGTTGTCTTTATCTACCAGTAAATCAAATATCGATGCGGCATAATAATACGGATATGTATCACTAGAATAAGGTAATGGAATAAAAGTTTGAGCAAAACCGGAACCTGTAAGAAATAAAAAGGTAAATAAATTAAAAAAATAATCTTT
It includes:
- a CDS encoding glycerophosphodiester phosphodiesterase family protein, which codes for MKSINLYFKKINQKGLFFLSQLLFFLSITTVLGQEKVALNTTAEISLLNIFSPDADLSGGIIGEVLGNGNIQIEVWTYDESRPFKKGTLIYKLSTTATTNNFAGTSFTQTKNSMTSSDAAWLSNYPDTWETADIKRALWAIDKSRYDKSQKTSIYNFLSTNIKVNIFVFTTNATFSRIKVPGIGVIGSAGGNLQFDSNHFCYNLDNSGDPICTIWSKIKSPNLEHGSNLVFAAHRGYWGYDLGNGPPENTPEAIKAALKYTKVIESDITRTKDNLIVVSHDYYLPRLTNYSGPDTDYIYDKTLNELKTLKLRKRNGTVSDNNFITFSDLLDEMIANKTILTIDIKSAKSRNQMYTKECIARCDYDPLLNPTNADRMQKEDYMLILRKCIEVANTKNALKYVAFKVTYTYEDIVNGMPADFDKNLLSKILYFPVLQPGGDIQSKAQFIDTWYSTAGNKIMAFETNFKSESESTINSFSRGGKLYGNLFEYTYKITGLRPGIYSEEAMGPKGNVDRWAQWNIKDMRIDVRGDHYFLNSIPYFNISVLTTDRPDIWSQVQSNF